From Streptomyces sp. Edi4, one genomic window encodes:
- a CDS encoding SRPBCC family protein yields MALFQIDRRTPLAPAEAWRRLTDWERHGEGVPLTRIVVRTAPPTGSGTLFVARTGPGRLGFEDPMEVTRWQPPVPGAPGRCRLEKRGRAITGWAEIEVGAAGPGAYVVWREELRVRAVPRALDPLIAVAGRLVFGRAMRMLLRTGPGTGPA; encoded by the coding sequence ATGGCACTCTTCCAGATCGACCGCCGTACCCCGCTCGCCCCCGCCGAGGCGTGGCGGCGGCTCACCGACTGGGAACGGCACGGCGAGGGCGTCCCGTTGACGCGGATCGTCGTGCGCACCGCGCCGCCCACGGGCTCGGGCACGCTCTTCGTGGCCCGCACCGGTCCGGGGCGGCTTGGTTTCGAGGACCCGATGGAGGTCACCCGCTGGCAGCCGCCGGTCCCGGGTGCCCCGGGCCGGTGCCGGCTGGAGAAGCGGGGCCGTGCGATCACGGGCTGGGCAGAGATCGAGGTGGGGGCGGCGGGGCCTGGGGCGTATGTGGTCTGGCGTGAGGAGCTTCGGGTACGCGCAGTGCCGCGCGCCCTCGATCCGTTGATCGCGGTGGCGGGCCGCCTCGTGTTCGGCCGCGCCATGAGAATGCTGCTGCGGACCGGCCCCGGAACCGGCCCCGCGTGA
- a CDS encoding DedA family protein: MHIQEWLEHIPAVSVYLLVALVIGVESLGIPLPGEIVLVSAALLASQQGHIDPVVLGACATAGAVIGDSIGYAIGRKGGRPLIAWLGEKFPKHFSEGHVAMAERSFQKWGMWAVFFGRFIALLRIFAGPLAGVLHMPYWKFLIANLLGGICWAGGTTAVIYYLGIVAESWLKNFSYLGLVAALLIGVASMLVVKNRAKKSMAQAEAAHENVSAGD; this comes from the coding sequence TTGCACATCCAGGAGTGGCTGGAGCACATCCCCGCCGTCAGTGTCTATCTCCTGGTGGCGCTCGTCATCGGTGTCGAAAGCCTCGGCATCCCGCTGCCCGGCGAGATCGTCCTGGTCAGCGCGGCGCTGCTGGCCTCGCAGCAGGGACACATCGACCCGGTGGTGCTCGGGGCCTGTGCGACGGCCGGCGCCGTGATCGGTGACTCGATCGGCTATGCCATCGGCCGCAAGGGCGGCAGGCCGCTCATCGCCTGGCTCGGGGAGAAGTTCCCCAAGCACTTCAGCGAGGGCCATGTCGCCATGGCGGAACGGTCCTTCCAGAAGTGGGGCATGTGGGCCGTGTTCTTCGGCCGCTTCATCGCCCTCCTGCGGATCTTCGCGGGACCGCTCGCGGGCGTCCTGCACATGCCGTACTGGAAGTTCCTCATCGCCAACCTGCTCGGCGGCATCTGCTGGGCCGGCGGCACGACCGCCGTCATCTACTACCTCGGCATCGTCGCCGAGTCCTGGCTGAAGAACTTCTCCTACCTGGGCCTGGTGGCGGCCCTGCTCATCGGGGTCGCCTCGATGCTGGTCGTCAAGAACCGGGCGAAGAAGTCCATGGCGCAGGCGGAGGCCGCGCACGAGAACGTGTCGGCCGGGGACTGA
- a CDS encoding beta-glucosidase translates to MSDPVSRRSALRLLGGAVTVATAATGTLAAPAPAVALPGARTAPDASPRVETLIGRLTLDEKISLLHGAGDPHGLGQAGYLPGVPRLAIPPLRLADGPAGVRVKAHATALPAPVMLAAAFDPALARAYGEVLGREGRALGQDVILAPMVNLIRTPYAGRNFETFSEDPLLSADLVAEEIRGIQSQGLIATVKHFALNNQEQDRTSIDVRIAEQPLHEMELRGFEAAVTAGTGAVMGAYNKVNGAWACENKPLLNDILRDAWGFDGLVMTDWFAAHSTAASLSAGLDLEMPSGTYFGGALRRAISAGSVTEALVDRAVRRVLGVMERFSLLDGQPPARPGRDPEAGADVALKVAKAGATLLHNRAATLPLTGAAARAIAVIGPTAIYPFIGGGGSAHVVPDRARTPLEALTARAGQGADIGYAMGEDLYGKPLPATSPGADFEGLRVAAGATWTFEGTLDVTEPDEWTFVIHYSGERPTVVLDGTDLFPPAPGLLELFGGGLVGAAPDGLQVRRGTLRLTAGKHRLTITAKGGAAGQLFRLRRTTGATRAGDVADAVRVARAAASVVLFAYEDATEGADRAGLALPGHQNELIAAVTAANARTTVVLNTSSSTTMPWLASAGAVLQMYYPGQEGAEATAAVLFGDCDPGGRLTQTFPASDEHHPVAGDRRRYPGVDGTQEYSEGIHLGYRWYDAEGVTPLFPFGHGLSYTTFAYSGLSVRPDGDGLAVTFTVRNTGRRAGVTVAQVYVGPSPDLRLAQARRALAGYRRLELEPGAAQRVTVRVTARSLSSWDPGRHGWVLGTGTREVSVGVSARETRLAGRGKVRSGAAGPRP, encoded by the coding sequence ATGTCCGACCCGGTTTCCCGAAGGTCAGCACTGCGTCTGCTCGGCGGCGCCGTCACGGTCGCGACCGCCGCGACCGGCACCCTGGCCGCCCCCGCGCCCGCCGTCGCGCTCCCCGGGGCCCGGACCGCGCCCGACGCCTCGCCCCGGGTCGAGACGCTGATCGGCCGCCTCACCCTGGACGAGAAGATCTCCCTCCTGCACGGCGCCGGTGACCCCCACGGCCTCGGCCAGGCCGGCTACCTGCCGGGCGTGCCCCGCCTCGCGATCCCCCCGCTCCGGCTGGCCGACGGCCCCGCGGGCGTCCGCGTCAAGGCGCACGCCACCGCCCTGCCGGCGCCGGTGATGCTCGCCGCCGCCTTCGACCCCGCGCTCGCCCGCGCGTACGGCGAAGTGCTCGGCCGCGAGGGACGCGCGCTCGGCCAGGACGTCATCCTCGCGCCCATGGTCAACCTCATCAGGACCCCTTATGCCGGGCGGAACTTCGAGACGTTCTCCGAGGACCCCCTGCTCAGCGCGGACCTGGTGGCCGAGGAGATCCGGGGCATCCAGAGCCAGGGATTGATCGCCACCGTCAAGCACTTCGCCCTGAACAACCAGGAACAGGACCGCACGTCCATCGATGTGCGGATCGCCGAACAGCCGCTCCACGAAATGGAGCTGCGCGGCTTCGAGGCGGCCGTCACCGCCGGTACGGGCGCCGTGATGGGCGCGTACAACAAGGTCAACGGGGCCTGGGCCTGCGAGAACAAGCCACTTCTGAACGACATCCTGCGCGACGCCTGGGGCTTCGACGGCCTGGTGATGACCGACTGGTTCGCCGCGCACAGCACCGCCGCCTCACTCAGCGCAGGACTCGATCTGGAGATGCCGAGCGGCACCTACTTCGGGGGCGCGCTGCGGCGTGCCATCAGCGCGGGCAGCGTCACCGAAGCGCTCGTCGACCGTGCCGTACGCCGTGTGCTCGGCGTCATGGAACGTTTCTCGCTGCTCGACGGGCAGCCGCCCGCCCGGCCCGGACGCGACCCAGAGGCCGGGGCGGATGTCGCGCTCAAGGTCGCCAAGGCGGGCGCGACCCTGCTGCACAACCGCGCGGCCACCCTGCCGCTCACCGGCGCCGCCGCCCGCGCCATCGCGGTGATCGGCCCCACCGCGATCTACCCGTTCATCGGCGGCGGCGGCAGCGCGCACGTCGTGCCCGACCGCGCGCGGACCCCGCTGGAGGCCCTCACCGCCCGGGCCGGACAAGGCGCCGACATCGGTTACGCGATGGGGGAGGACCTGTACGGCAAGCCCCTGCCCGCCACATCGCCGGGCGCCGACTTCGAGGGCCTGCGCGTCGCCGCCGGCGCCACCTGGACCTTTGAGGGCACCCTCGATGTCACCGAGCCCGACGAGTGGACCTTCGTCATCCACTACTCGGGCGAGCGCCCCACAGTGGTCCTGGACGGCACCGATCTCTTCCCGCCCGCCCCCGGTCTCCTCGAACTCTTCGGCGGGGGACTCGTGGGCGCCGCACCCGACGGCCTCCAGGTCCGCCGGGGCACCCTCCGGCTCACCGCCGGGAAGCACCGGCTCACCATCACGGCCAAGGGCGGCGCCGCGGGCCAGCTCTTCCGGCTGCGCCGCACCACCGGGGCCACCCGCGCCGGTGACGTCGCCGACGCGGTGCGCGTGGCCCGCGCGGCCGCGAGCGTCGTGCTGTTCGCGTACGAGGACGCCACCGAGGGCGCCGACCGGGCCGGCCTCGCCCTGCCCGGCCACCAGAACGAGCTGATCGCGGCGGTCACCGCCGCCAACGCGCGGACCACGGTGGTGCTCAACACCTCGTCGAGCACGACCATGCCGTGGCTGGCGAGCGCGGGCGCCGTGCTCCAGATGTATTACCCGGGCCAGGAGGGCGCCGAGGCCACTGCCGCAGTCCTGTTCGGGGACTGCGACCCCGGCGGCCGGCTCACCCAGACCTTCCCCGCGTCCGACGAGCACCACCCGGTGGCCGGCGACCGGCGGCGCTACCCAGGCGTGGACGGCACCCAGGAGTACTCCGAGGGCATCCACCTCGGATACCGCTGGTACGACGCCGAAGGTGTGACCCCGCTCTTCCCCTTCGGGCACGGCCTCTCCTACACGACCTTCGCCTACTCGGGCCTGAGCGTGCGGCCCGACGGCGACGGGCTCGCGGTCACCTTCACCGTCCGCAACACCGGGCGCCGCGCGGGCGTCACGGTGGCCCAGGTCTATGTCGGCCCCTCGCCCGACCTGCGCCTGGCTCAGGCCCGGCGCGCCCTGGCCGGCTACCGCCGCCTCGAACTGGAGCCGGGCGCCGCCCAGCGGGTGACCGTCCGCGTCACGGCCCGCTCGCTCTCCTCCTGGGACCCGGGCCGGCACGGCTGGGTGCTCGGCACCGGAACACGCGAGGTGAGCGTGGGTGTCTCCGCGCGCGAGACGCGCCTGGCCGGTCGTGGCAAGGTCCGATCGGGCGCGGCCGGCCCCAGGCCCTGA
- a CDS encoding DUF4442 domain-containing protein, whose amino-acid sequence MSVGEMLAATVPMARTLNLEFLETTPERAVVRLPDQPDYHNHVGGPHAGAMFTLAESASGAIVIAAFGDQMSRAVPLAVKAEIGYKKLAMGVVTATATLGRPIADVVADLDAGQRPEFPVHIEIQRADGAVTGEMTVVWTLRPNS is encoded by the coding sequence ATGTCCGTGGGCGAGATGCTCGCCGCCACCGTCCCCATGGCGAGGACCCTCAACCTGGAATTCCTCGAGACCACCCCCGAGCGTGCCGTGGTGCGCCTGCCGGACCAGCCCGACTACCACAACCACGTCGGCGGCCCGCACGCCGGAGCGATGTTCACGCTCGCCGAGTCCGCGAGCGGCGCCATCGTCATCGCCGCCTTCGGCGACCAGATGAGCCGTGCGGTGCCGCTGGCCGTCAAGGCGGAAATCGGCTACAAGAAACTCGCCATGGGCGTCGTCACCGCGACCGCCACGCTGGGCCGCCCGATCGCCGACGTGGTGGCCGACCTCGACGCGGGACAGCGCCCCGAGTTCCCGGTCCACATCGAGATCCAGCGCGCGGACGGTGCCGTCACCGGCGAGATGACCGTTGTGTGGACCCTGCGCCCCAACTCCTGA
- a CDS encoding MFS transporter: MTSASAVLPSRPGRPSWGGRNYTLLTAAAVVTNLGSQGALIAAAFAVLESGGSGGDVGLVAAARTVPLVLFLLVGGALADRLPRHRVMVAANALNFLSQGAFALLVLAGEPRLWQMMALSALGGVGQAFFGPASEGMLMSTVRGEDAGRAFAFYRMAMHGAGIGGAALGGALIAVLGAGWVLAIDAAAFAVAGALRAFLDVSHIPARAAGGGMVSDLREGWREFAGRPWLWSIVVQFAVVNAVVAAAEAVYGPLVARDELGGPGPWGFALAAFGAGTLGGAFLMTRWKPRRLLLAGSLCVFPLALPSAALAVPLPVAALAGVMLLTGVSVEVFGVSWMTALSQEIPEEKLSRVSAYDWLGSIAMVPLATALAGPAQDAVGRTPALWGCSALVALLTAAVLCVPDVRRLTRRTTTVTAGAPLGSADAEGAVGRLG, from the coding sequence GTGACTTCCGCTTCCGCCGTCCTTCCCTCGCGTCCGGGCCGCCCCTCCTGGGGCGGCCGCAACTACACCTTGCTGACCGCGGCGGCGGTCGTCACCAACCTGGGCAGCCAAGGGGCTCTGATCGCGGCCGCGTTCGCGGTCCTCGAATCCGGCGGGAGCGGCGGCGACGTGGGTCTGGTCGCGGCGGCCCGTACCGTGCCGCTCGTGCTGTTCCTCCTGGTGGGCGGCGCGCTGGCGGACCGGCTGCCGCGGCACCGGGTGATGGTCGCCGCCAACGCCCTCAACTTCCTTTCGCAGGGCGCCTTCGCACTGCTCGTCCTCGCGGGAGAGCCCCGGCTGTGGCAGATGATGGCCCTGTCCGCGCTCGGCGGGGTGGGCCAGGCCTTCTTCGGGCCCGCTTCCGAGGGCATGCTCATGTCCACCGTGCGCGGCGAGGACGCCGGGCGGGCGTTCGCGTTCTACCGGATGGCGATGCATGGCGCGGGCATCGGCGGTGCCGCTCTCGGCGGCGCCCTCATCGCGGTCCTCGGCGCGGGCTGGGTGCTCGCGATCGACGCGGCGGCCTTCGCCGTGGCGGGCGCGCTGCGGGCCTTCCTCGACGTGAGCCACATCCCGGCGCGCGCGGCGGGCGGCGGGATGGTCTCCGACCTGCGCGAGGGCTGGCGCGAGTTCGCCGGCCGGCCCTGGCTCTGGTCGATCGTGGTGCAGTTCGCGGTGGTCAACGCCGTGGTCGCGGCGGCCGAGGCGGTGTACGGACCGCTGGTGGCGCGGGACGAGCTGGGCGGACCCGGGCCGTGGGGATTCGCGCTCGCGGCGTTCGGCGCCGGCACGCTGGGCGGCGCCTTCCTGATGACGCGCTGGAAGCCGCGCCGACTGCTGCTCGCGGGCAGCCTGTGCGTCTTCCCGCTGGCCCTGCCCTCGGCCGCGCTCGCGGTGCCGCTGCCTGTGGCGGCGCTCGCCGGCGTCATGCTCCTGACCGGTGTCTCGGTCGAGGTCTTCGGCGTCTCGTGGATGACCGCGCTCAGCCAGGAGATCCCGGAGGAGAAGCTGTCCCGCGTCTCCGCCTACGACTGGCTCGGCTCGATCGCCATGGTGCCCCTGGCCACCGCGCTGGCCGGCCCCGCCCAGGACGCGGTGGGCCGCACGCCCGCGCTGTGGGGCTGCTCCGCGCTGGTCGCGCTGCTCACCGCCGCCGTCCTGTGCGTGCCGGACGTACGCCGTCTGACCCGCCGCACCACCACGGTGACGGCCGGCGCGCCGCTCGGCTCAGCCGACGCTGAAGGCGCCGTCGGGCGGCTCGGGTGA
- a CDS encoding fused MFS/spermidine synthase, translated as MPDIDRERAWLLTVDGAPQSYVDLDDPTYIEFEYLRRLAHVVDCAASEGEPLDVLHLGGGALTLPRYVAATRPGSRQDVVDADRALVRLVREHLPLPPRSGITLHAMDAREWAGRAPAASVDLLVADVFTGSRVPGHLTSLAYAREAERVLRPGGLYAANLADGAPFAFLRSQLATFQAVFADVALIAEPSVLRGRRFGNAVLLASARPLDVAALARRTAGDAFPARVEHGASLRRFVGDAQPVTDADARPSPEPPDGAFSVG; from the coding sequence ATGCCCGACATCGACCGCGAGCGCGCCTGGCTGCTGACGGTGGACGGCGCCCCGCAGTCGTACGTGGATCTCGACGACCCCACGTACATCGAGTTCGAGTACCTGCGCCGCCTCGCGCACGTCGTGGACTGCGCGGCGAGCGAGGGCGAGCCGCTGGACGTGCTGCACCTCGGCGGCGGCGCGCTCACGCTGCCCCGCTATGTCGCCGCGACCAGGCCCGGCTCGCGCCAGGACGTGGTGGACGCCGACCGCGCGCTGGTCCGGCTCGTCCGCGAACACCTGCCCCTTCCGCCACGGTCCGGGATCACGCTGCACGCGATGGACGCGAGAGAGTGGGCCGGGCGCGCGCCGGCCGCCTCGGTGGACCTGCTCGTCGCGGACGTCTTCACCGGCTCGCGGGTGCCGGGGCACCTCACCTCACTCGCGTACGCGAGGGAGGCCGAGCGGGTCCTGCGGCCCGGCGGTCTGTACGCCGCCAACCTCGCCGACGGCGCGCCGTTCGCCTTCCTGCGCTCCCAACTCGCTACGTTCCAGGCGGTGTTCGCGGACGTCGCGTTGATCGCCGAGCCGTCGGTGCTGCGCGGGCGCCGCTTCGGCAACGCGGTGCTGCTCGCCTCGGCGCGCCCCCTGGATGTGGCGGCGCTGGCCCGGCGCACGGCGGGGGACGCCTTCCCGGCCAGAGTCGAGCACGGTGCGTCACTGCGCCGCTTCGTCGGGGATGCCCAGCCGGTCACCGACGCGGACGCGCGGCCCTCACCCGAGCCGCCCGACGGCGCCTTCAGCGTCGGCTGA
- a CDS encoding patatin-like phospholipase family protein — protein sequence MDDTALVLGSGGLTGVGWEIGILHGLAEAGVDVTDAALVIGSSAGSVVGVNIGARPGGLGELYERQLASPRGETGASLGPGRIFRYARALLTSRTPEAYGVKLGRMALAAPAPAESERRAVIAERLLSHEWPERALRITSVAVDTGELRVFDRDSGVPLVDAVAASCAVPLVWPPVTIEGRRWMDGGLHSTANAQLAAGCRRVVIIAPSPQGGGPLESPAAQAARLTAEGARVVLITPDAAAKKAFGRGTLDPARRAPAARAGLAQAPAHADAVKALWG from the coding sequence ATGGATGACACGGCGCTGGTACTCGGTTCGGGCGGGCTCACCGGCGTGGGCTGGGAGATCGGCATCCTGCACGGCCTCGCCGAAGCGGGCGTGGACGTGACCGACGCCGCTCTGGTGATCGGGAGCTCGGCGGGCTCCGTCGTCGGCGTGAACATCGGGGCGCGCCCCGGCGGTCTCGGGGAGCTGTACGAGCGCCAACTGGCAAGCCCGCGCGGGGAGACCGGCGCAAGCCTCGGTCCGGGCAGGATCTTCCGTTACGCGCGGGCGCTGCTCACCTCTCGTACTCCCGAGGCCTACGGCGTGAAGCTCGGCCGGATGGCCCTCGCCGCGCCCGCCCCGGCCGAGTCCGAGCGGCGCGCGGTCATCGCCGAGCGGCTGCTCTCGCACGAGTGGCCCGAGCGGGCCCTGAGGATCACGTCGGTCGCCGTGGACACCGGCGAGCTGAGGGTCTTCGACCGGGACAGCGGCGTACCGCTCGTCGACGCGGTCGCGGCGAGCTGCGCCGTGCCGCTGGTGTGGCCGCCCGTCACCATCGAGGGGCGCCGCTGGATGGACGGCGGCCTGCACTCCACGGCCAACGCCCAGCTGGCCGCCGGCTGCCGCCGCGTGGTGATCATCGCCCCCAGCCCGCAGGGCGGCGGGCCGCTCGAGTCGCCGGCCGCGCAGGCGGCCCGGCTCACCGCCGAGGGCGCCCGGGTGGTGCTCATCACCCCCGACGCCGCCGCGAAGAAGGCCTTCGGGCGCGGCACCCTCGACCCGGCGCGGCGTGCTCCCGCGGCAAGGGCGGGTCTGGCCCAGGCGCCCGCGCACGCCGACGCGGTCAAGGCGCTGTGGGGGTGA
- the tuf gene encoding elongation factor Tu, which produces MPKTAYVRTKPHLNIGTMGHVDHGKTTLTAAITKVLAERDGATRFVPSDRIDRAPEEAARGITINLAHVEYETDTRHYAHVDMPGHADYVKNMVTGAAQLDGAILVVSALDGVMPQTAEHVLLARQVGVNHIVVALNKADAVDDGEDAALTDLVELEVRDLLSAHGYGGDAVPVVRVSGLKALAGEQRWTEAIGALLDAVDTYVPLPERYVDAPFLLPVENVLTITGRGTVVIGAVERGTVRVGDRVHVLGADVESVVTGLETFGKPMDRAQAGDNVALLLRGVPRDAVRRGHVAAEPGSVIPSRRFTAQVYVLSTREGGRSTPIATGYRPQFYLRTADVAGDVDLGELAVARPGETVTMTVELDRDTPLEPGLGFAIREGGRTVGAGTVATVL; this is translated from the coding sequence ATGCCCAAGACGGCATACGTACGCACCAAGCCCCACCTCAACATCGGCACCATGGGCCATGTCGACCACGGCAAGACGACCCTGACCGCCGCCATCACCAAAGTCCTCGCCGAGCGGGACGGCGCCACCCGGTTCGTCCCGTCCGACCGCATCGACCGGGCCCCGGAGGAGGCCGCCCGCGGCATCACCATCAACCTCGCGCACGTCGAGTACGAGACCGACACCCGTCACTACGCGCACGTCGACATGCCGGGCCACGCCGACTACGTCAAGAACATGGTCACGGGCGCCGCCCAGCTCGACGGGGCGATCCTCGTCGTATCGGCGCTCGACGGCGTCATGCCGCAGACCGCCGAGCACGTCCTGCTCGCCCGCCAAGTGGGCGTCAACCACATCGTGGTGGCGCTCAACAAGGCGGACGCCGTCGACGACGGCGAGGACGCGGCACTGACCGACCTCGTCGAGCTCGAGGTGCGCGACCTGCTCTCGGCCCACGGTTACGGCGGCGACGCCGTGCCCGTCGTGCGCGTCTCCGGCCTCAAGGCGCTTGCGGGCGAGCAGCGGTGGACGGAGGCGATCGGCGCGCTGCTCGACGCCGTTGACACCTACGTGCCGCTGCCCGAGCGCTATGTGGACGCGCCGTTCCTGCTGCCGGTCGAGAACGTGCTCACCATCACCGGGCGCGGCACCGTCGTGATCGGCGCCGTCGAACGCGGCACGGTGCGGGTCGGAGACCGGGTCCATGTCCTGGGTGCCGACGTGGAGTCGGTGGTCACCGGCCTTGAGACATTCGGCAAACCGATGGACCGCGCGCAGGCGGGCGACAACGTCGCGCTGCTCCTGCGCGGGGTGCCACGCGACGCGGTGCGCAGGGGGCACGTGGCCGCCGAGCCCGGCAGCGTCATACCGAGCCGCAGGTTCACCGCCCAGGTGTACGTCCTGTCCACCCGCGAGGGCGGCCGCTCCACGCCCATCGCCACCGGCTACCGCCCGCAGTTCTACCTGCGCACCGCGGACGTGGCCGGCGACGTGGACCTCGGCGAACTCGCCGTCGCGCGGCCCGGTGAGACGGTCACCATGACGGTGGAGCTCGACCGTGACACCCCGCTGGAGCCGGGGCTCGGCTTCGCCATCCGCGAGGGCGGCCGAACCGTCGGCGCCGGGACGGTCGCCACGGTCCTGTGA
- a CDS encoding VTT domain-containing protein, translating to MFEPAARPLSGLAVRCGRALLSPWSRFALLVLVLAAAGSAVLVLQPQRLLADGWPPHVGGAGAMALFAVAYGLCTAAFVPRPLLNLAAGALFATQAGLVCALAGTVLGAGISFGLVRVLGQDALRPLLRGRWLTAADGQLSRHGFRSMMAIRLFPGVPFAAANYCAAVSRMGWTPFLLATGLGSVPNTLAYVIAGSSASSPTSPAFVIAMGFIVLSGVAAAAVAWRKRHGLRRRGTQ from the coding sequence ATGTTCGAGCCCGCTGCCCGACCCCTGTCCGGCCTCGCCGTCCGCTGCGGCAGAGCCCTGCTCTCGCCCTGGTCGCGGTTCGCGCTGCTCGTGCTGGTGCTCGCGGCCGCCGGGTCCGCCGTGCTCGTCCTCCAGCCGCAGCGGCTGCTCGCCGACGGCTGGCCGCCGCACGTGGGCGGGGCGGGCGCGATGGCGCTCTTCGCGGTGGCGTACGGGCTGTGCACCGCCGCGTTCGTGCCCCGCCCTCTCCTCAACCTGGCCGCCGGCGCCCTCTTCGCCACCCAGGCCGGACTCGTCTGCGCGCTCGCGGGCACGGTGCTCGGCGCGGGCATCTCCTTCGGCCTGGTCCGGGTGCTCGGACAGGACGCGCTGCGCCCACTGCTGCGCGGACGCTGGCTGACGGCGGCGGACGGTCAGCTGTCGCGGCACGGGTTCCGTTCGATGATGGCGATCCGCCTTTTCCCCGGAGTCCCGTTCGCCGCCGCCAACTACTGCGCGGCCGTCTCACGCATGGGGTGGACGCCCTTCCTGCTGGCGACCGGGCTGGGCTCGGTGCCCAACACTCTGGCGTACGTGATCGCGGGCAGCAGCGCGTCGTCACCGACCTCGCCCGCGTTTGTCATCGCGATGGGCTTCATCGTCCTGAGCGGCGTGGCCGCCGCGGCCGTCGCCTGGCGCAAACGGCACGGGCTGCGGCGGCGCGGGACGCAGTGA
- a CDS encoding undecaprenyl-diphosphate phosphatase yields the protein MSWFESFILGLVQGLTEFLPISSSAHLRLTAAFAGWHDPGAAFTAITQIGTETAVLIYFRADIARIVSTWFRSLTNRSLRGDSDARMGWLVIVGSIPIGVLGLVLKDQIATSFRDLRVIATTLVVMGVVLGVADRLAARDESGGRHRAARERKSLNELSTRDGLTYGVCQAMALIPGVSRSGATISGGLLMGYTREAAARYSFLLAVPAVLASGVFELKDAGGPGQAPMLPTLFAAVIAFAVGYAVIAWFMSFISSKSFMPFVLYRIVLGVALFALIGAGLLEPDAGGGL from the coding sequence ATGTCTTGGTTCGAATCGTTCATACTCGGGCTCGTCCAGGGTCTTACGGAGTTCCTGCCCATCTCCTCCAGCGCCCATCTGCGCCTGACCGCCGCGTTCGCCGGCTGGCACGACCCGGGTGCCGCGTTCACCGCCATCACCCAGATCGGCACGGAGACGGCCGTGCTCATCTACTTCCGCGCGGACATCGCGCGCATCGTCTCCACCTGGTTCCGCTCGCTCACCAACCGTTCGCTGCGCGGTGACAGCGACGCGCGCATGGGCTGGCTCGTCATCGTGGGCTCGATTCCGATCGGGGTGCTGGGCCTCGTCCTGAAGGACCAGATCGCCACCTCCTTCCGCGATCTGCGGGTGATCGCGACCACGCTCGTGGTGATGGGTGTCGTGCTGGGCGTCGCCGACCGTCTCGCGGCGCGTGACGAGTCCGGCGGGCGCCACCGCGCGGCCAGGGAACGCAAGTCGCTGAATGAGCTCAGCACCCGCGACGGCCTGACCTACGGAGTGTGCCAGGCCATGGCGCTCATCCCCGGCGTCTCCCGCTCCGGCGCCACCATCAGCGGCGGTCTCCTGATGGGCTACACCCGTGAGGCGGCGGCGCGTTACTCCTTTCTGCTCGCCGTCCCGGCCGTCCTCGCCTCGGGCGTCTTCGAGTTGAAGGACGCGGGCGGGCCCGGGCAGGCTCCGATGCTTCCCACCCTGTTCGCGGCGGTCATCGCCTTCGCAGTGGGTTACGCGGTCATCGCGTGGTTCATGTCCTTCATCTCCAGCAAGAGCTTCATGCCGTTCGTGCTCTACCGCATCGTGCTGGGCGTCGCCCTGTTCGCCCTCATCGGCGCCGGACTGCTCGAGCCGGACGCGGGCGGCGGGCTCTGA
- a CDS encoding GNAT family N-acetyltransferase, translating into MHTDSLNSAPGDDLLAVFDRQLRQNAGPDGRSTRVERVGRVVRQVGPAPAWNGIIWSDLTAADADAEIAAQVRHFASLGVECEWKLYAHDRPADLGRRLLTAGFEAEPEETVMVAHVADLALDVTPPPGITLRPVTDAAGVDLMTAVRDAAFGGDSSSLRERLLTQLAEAPDTIAAVVAMAGDLPVSAARMDFHTGTEFASLWGGGTRPEWRGKGIYRALVAHRARIAAERGYRYLQVDASDQSRPILRRLGFTPLTVTTPYLLRP; encoded by the coding sequence ATGCACACCGACTCCCTGAACAGCGCCCCTGGCGACGACCTGCTCGCCGTCTTCGACCGGCAGTTGCGGCAGAACGCCGGGCCCGACGGGCGCAGCACCCGGGTCGAGCGCGTCGGCCGCGTCGTACGGCAGGTGGGCCCCGCCCCCGCGTGGAACGGCATCATCTGGTCGGACCTGACTGCGGCCGACGCGGACGCCGAAATAGCCGCGCAGGTACGCCACTTCGCGTCCCTGGGGGTCGAGTGCGAGTGGAAGCTGTACGCCCACGACCGGCCCGCCGACCTGGGCCGGCGTCTGTTGACGGCCGGTTTCGAGGCGGAGCCCGAGGAGACCGTCATGGTCGCCCACGTCGCCGACCTCGCCCTCGACGTGACGCCGCCCCCGGGCATCACACTGCGCCCCGTGACGGACGCGGCGGGCGTGGACCTGATGACGGCCGTCCGCGACGCCGCTTTCGGCGGTGACTCCTCCTCCCTCAGGGAACGGCTGCTCACCCAGCTCGCCGAGGCCCCCGACACCATCGCCGCGGTCGTGGCCATGGCCGGGGACCTGCCCGTGAGCGCGGCCCGCATGGACTTCCACACCGGCACCGAGTTCGCCAGTCTGTGGGGCGGCGGCACCCGGCCCGAGTGGCGCGGCAAGGGCATCTACCGCGCCCTGGTCGCCCATCGCGCCCGTATCGCCGCCGAGCGCGGCTACCGCTACCTCCAGGTCGACGCCTCCGACCAGAGCCGCCCGATCCTGCGGCGCCTCGGCTTCACCCCGCTGACGGTCACGACGCCGTACCTCCTGCGCCCCTAG